CCGGGTTCAAAAAACTAAACTCGTAACCGGACCCGCTATAGtgcgggccggttacgggttggcATCCCGATCCACCAAATCAGATTACCCGACGAAATTCGCAAGGCCGGGCCAAATGACAGCCCATGCCCCCCTCTAGGTTAAGTAATCCCTGGCTTCATTTGTAgtacctaaaaaaaattatagagggatataataaatacaattcACATTTTTCCATATACGTTCAATAGGTCATCTTGAAGCACTAGCATCTGTTTTGAGTCATTTCAACAAACATCACTGagatttatgattattttatatgttaatatttttgtttcaaagttCATATAtgaggtttttttaaaatattgtttatttttaattaattttcaaaatagatatttttgtaattatttaaaaaaaggcatttttaattttttttaattaaactttagaattttttaaaaagttgcaTGTtctactagttttttaatattaaaattttattttttttaaaaccacgGTTTCTACtagtttttcaaattaaaaaccaGTTTTACATTGAAGctcttataatttcataattttttttataacttgtttTATTCCAACTTCTACTACcctatttttactttcactaattctAACTAACTATCTTGGTTTATGACTAGCAATGTATAGTAAAAAAACGGAGGAAGCTTATATGGAAGTCAATTGGAGAGCAAGGATAAAAAAACACACCTAAGTCCATTGATCGAAATTGATTAGTAAAGGAAGGCTACTTCATCAAGAGTCCATGCGGTCTTTGGTCGGTGTTTCTTTTGACCAATGTAGCCTCCTTCATTTGGTATGACAAGGATATGAATTTTGTTAGCTTGAATgtaaagaaaatagaataactTTGCAAGAAAATAATGCTCTCCACCTACCGCTACAGTTGCAGGTTTGACTATTCTAatatttggagataattttaatttttatgtattaaaattttgataacaacaatttttatctattaaaattttgactgAATACTACccatagtttttatatattagaaTTAGCTAAAGTAGAAATACGTGAGTAGAAGTGAGAATAAaacaagttataaaaaatattataaaattataaaggcTTCAATGTAAAACTgtttcttaatttaaaaaactaatatgacctgtggtttaaaaaaaaaaaatttagtattaaaaaaactaacggAACTCATaactttttaaagaaataaattttaaatattaaaaactagtggaactcacaattttttaaagggaatctaaaatttaatttgaaaaaaaaataaaaaaatacttatttccTTAAATAATTACAGAAAATacatattttggtaattaattaaaaaataaacaatatttaaaaaaaaagccacataTGATTCTCCACATTATATCTACATTAATACAGAATTAAGAGAACCtgttatttatattgtttattactTTCACAAATGCTTGTTATTTAAAAGAAAGATAACCAAATCCATCAAATTACTTTTGTCGCATTTATAACTGTCAAGGTAGTTAAATCGAGATTTGAATagtaaatcaaaattctaaatttgCGAATCGAAAATCGAATCATAAGATTCagttcaatattttaaaatcatatatatatacatagcatgattatattatataaataaataaataataaattctaaGCCAAGCATTAAGGTTGTGTTTGGATGAAGGGATTGGGCACTATTGCCATGGGATTGATTGCTAATAGGGATATATACCCATCTTAGGTATTTTACTATTAGCTTAGTAATGAGTATTGTAGGTAATTGTATGGTGcatagtaaaaaaatttgattacccccaaaattggggggcATAGAGGGGAATAAACACTATTGatagtaaaatgacatttttgcccctagttaagatttaattaaataataattattaatttaaataactaattataataattacagtaaataataattaatataaattgagccatttaaatattataacagttaaagtgaaatgacagttttgccctacatagatttaattaaataaaataattaataaaagtatttaattatgataagtaaagtgaaaatgacatttttgcccctagttaagacttaattaaataataataattaatttaaataactaataataataattaaattaaattataataaacataaattgagtcatttaaatattataataattaaaataaataatagctaacaagaattatttactatacaaattatattataataattaaagtgaaatgacaattttgcccctcattgagatttaattaaataatatttattaatttaaataacttattataataattaaagtaaattatattgaacataaattgagtcatgtaagtattataataattaaaataaataaaaattaacaagaattgtGTAATTTACatatacattataataattaaaccgAAATGACTTTTTTGcccctacatagatttaattaaataaaatagttaataaaattatttaattatggtaattaaattgaaatgacacttttacccattaaattatttaatttgttaatgataaaaaaaaatatttaattatatgtaattattttatatattaatatatcattacttatattaaggGCATTAAGGTAATTTAGATACAATTCCCTATGTCACTTTTTTCAATCTCAATATttattccttccaaccaaacacctttttaATTACCATTATCATTACTTTttccattaccattaccattacttttctcattctgTGATCCAAACGGACCCTAAATACTTTAGAAGATATTTTCTTAGTTTGAGATCCTGTTTTAACATTAAAAGACATTTTCAAGTATTAAGgaaatctatatatatcttaaaaaaacaCCTGATTGCTAGGAGATCAACAAAAAGTCATTGCCAAATTGGATTTATTATTGCAAGTGGATAAAGATTAGCAACAGCTAGCGTGGATCAGTTCCACTTTGATGGTGCAATGACAGTAAAGCTCTTTGCATGGCACTAAACTAGCACCACAAATGGGCTCCTAACTTTGTATTTCCCACTTACGTCAACCCAAACAAGATGTCCGAAACCATATGGCCTACTAATTTTTATAGGTAAGCTTGCCTTCATATAAACCTTGTAGCTTAGCTTCTCATACTTGTCCTTGAAAACGAGCACATCCGGTTCAACAACAACTGAAAGCCACACTGGCCTCAGCACATTCACTTTGTAAGTCGCACCTCCATCGCCGACATTAGTCACTGTTCTCACAAACGTCTGATAGTAAGTTGTAGAACTGCTATTAAAATTGGTAATAAAGGAAGGGTAATTAAGATCAGTCGATGGTTTGGAGCAGTCATATGGTTTGGATGACCCGGCGGTGATCAGCCTGATCTTATTGAGAGTGAAATTAGAAGCACATAACAAGCTCACGTAATCCTGTGGGGTGGCGTCATAGATGAGCCCAGGGTCTAAAGCCTTGTTTGGGTCCACTTGTCCAGCTCCCATGGCCAGAGGACTAGCTGGGTATAAATTGTTTCCCATGTCTTGAATGTAATCCATTGTGTTGTCTAAGGCACTGGCTGTGGTCATCATGGCCGACCTGATGGCGGCCGGGCTCCACCCCGGGCGTGCACCCTTCAGCAAAGCAGCAACACCAGATGCGTGCGGGCACGACATTGATGTACCAGAGAGGATACTGAAATCACTCACCAATGGAGCATTGCCGATAAAGGCAGCAGGAGAATTTGATGGCCATGCAGCAATGACATCAACGCCTGGAGCCATTATGTCAGGTTTCAAAACATTAGGGACGTTTCTTGATGGCCCTCTAGATGAAAATGATGCCACTCTTGGAGCTCTCACATTGCCTAAGAAAGTCTGTTTGAACTTCATCGTGATGGTTGCAGTGCTTGGGTTGTTCACAGCATAATTGAGCAAGGTGACACCTTCCTCGGGTGTGATGGCAATCAATGGACTTTGGAAGCTGAAACTGATGGTTCTATTAGTTATGAATATAGCACCTGCAACAGTAGACTGTAGAATTTCCCTTTCCTGCAACCTTGCTGTCCCATTATCTTTGCATATAACGACTTGACCTCCGGCTGTGGCAGATAATAGGGATGGTGAGTTGCACTCCAAGATGGTTTCATTGTACACTAGTGTCATGTCCACCAAGAATGCGTTCTCAGGGTATTGAGTGGCGCCAATAATGGTTTGACCGTTGCCCAGTATCAATGTCCCTGCGAGTTGGCGGTCGATTGTGCCAGCCGCCACAGTCATCACCCAGGGGATTCCATTATGCAGTGTTGAAAGGTCAGGTCCTTCATTCCCGGCTGAAGCGGAGACGAGGATTCCCTTCTCCATTGCTGCAAATGATGCTATAGCAACTGGGTCTTCGTACAAGGGGACATCATCAAAGCCCATTGATATGGAGATGATATTGACGCCATCGGCAACTGCTTGGTCCATCCCGGCGATCACATCGGAAGAGTATCTTCCTTCATCCCAAATGACCTTGTACATTGCCAGCCTAGCTCTATGTGCAACGCCTCTGGCAATGCCAGGAGCATAGCCAAAGTAATCAGCAGAAGCATAACTCCCAGCAGCAGTGGATGAAGTATGCGTGCCATGGCCAAACGTGTCTCTGGCTGAGTTCATGGAGATTTTGACGCCTGGTCTGGCAGCAATGACACCTTTGTTAAAATAGCGAACACCGATGAGCTTGGAGTTGCACATAGAGATGTTGAATTCATCTCCAGCCTGGCATATTCCTTTCCATCTCTTTGGTATTTCACTCATCCCTCTGTCATTGTAGCTTTCTGATTCCGGCCAGACTCCGGTGTCGATGACGCCGATGATCACATCTTCGCCGTAGTTGGAAGCTGGCCAGAGACCAGATGCAACATTCAGGTTAAGAAATTCGTATGTATGGGTCGTGTCTATTTTGACTTCTCTGTCTTTGTGCACGCCTAGGACTCCTGGTATTTTCTTGAGAGCTTCTACTTCGTTCTCTGAGAGTACAGCGCTGAACCCATTCATGACATTCTCATAGACATAGAATGGATTTGTTGGAGTTTCAGATGAAGCTTCATGATTGACAGATGTGGTAACATTTAGAGACTGAAGTGAAGCAGTGTACCACTGCTGGTGATGGGTGAAGGCCTTTGGCATCATTTCCCGGTCCATGTGGACAATATAGGTCGAACGCTCAGTAGCCATTGCCAGAGCAATCAGAGTGGAAAGAAGCCATGCATGAACCAGCTTGCTAGCAAATTGAGACGCCATTACTaacttgcttgtttaatttgttCACTACACAGCCAGCATGGGATGTGATCTCATGCTTATATAGGGATCAATAGCCTTGAAATCAACTCCTTTGGCCGGCCATGTGTGAAGCTTTGTAATCAACGCCTAGAAAGACCCTTGAaacggattttttttttccttcaaatccTCTGAACAAAAATtaccttttatcttttttttattagaccagtttttcaattttaataaaaaaagtgatgTTCTGAGATACCATATCAACTAGGTTCAGAAGTATCTTGTCATTCCATAGCTGATTTTTATGCTTGAATagatgattttatctttttaaatagtATTTGTCAATTTGATAGATGTGGAAGAGATATAGTGCAGAACCCTTTCCTAGATAAAAAGTGAGAAATCATGAATGGTCCAGGTAGGCAAGTACCGGGGAATAAGTACcaccaaaataaattaattaataaataaaaataaatgaaaagcatGTTTTGTATGTCTGAGGCTCGGAGCTTTCTGTTAGCTTTTTATGTGAGAATGCATGCATCCATTGCACTCCATATTTTATAATAAGaagataaataattagatatattGGTTGTCACGCACTGAACCTGTCTCAATGGACCCGGGACACCGATAAATGACAGTACATCTACAAGACCGAAATTAAGTAGATATACAACACTTCAAAACTTGATTCAAACAAAACAAGTGTTCTACAAAATTTCAGAtattgaaaatcaaaatataatgaaGTTTGAAAAACAGAAAGTTTTCTAAATACAAAGTTTCATGTAATTatataggttttaaaaaaaggaatctAAACTAGATCAAAGATACCCCTGCTATTTGACAATTGCTGCTAAGCTATCCACCAGTCAACCTTATCCttgatttaaaagaaaaaaataacaagataatgAGCTTTCCAGCTGAATAAGTAACccagtaaaaaatattttgggatCATACAGGTTTTCAACAAtacatattcaaatatcaacCAGAAATCCATATAGGACATATCAAAATAGTAGCTTGagaatcataatatataatgtatactagaatataatattgataaaaatttcaaaacattgaaattagTGCAAATTAATGAAATACAATTAAAAGCTTAGCGATTTTTCAAAAGTATATGTCTCCCAATAAACCATGAGTAAACCAGAATATCAGAGGTTATGTGTTTATACTCGGTAACCCAAGTCAGAATTTCAATGACATTTATTTACCGTATTATAACCAGTTTTTATTGTATCTATAGTCAGCCCATCACGGTAGTTTTTTTCCAACCCAACACTGTAGCGATGCATCACTTTGAAGCGACCCGAATTCTTCATTAatatcttcttcctctttcttttgtttcttttcgcCAAACACCTCAaccttggaaaaaaaaatttcctacaACCCGATTTCGGCAAACTTCAACTAGAAATCTCTTCCTTGTTGGTAAATATTCTAGGAGCTTTGATCCAAGCTTTCACTCCATATTTTGTTagtattttcattgtttttgaattgtttgaaaATCCTAGGTTTTACATGATTTGTGAGGAttttaggctcaaattgaagcccttgttcttgttattgatttttgtgaatgtttgtaaataaatttcttGGTTAGATGTTGTAAATCGGAAGAAAACCTTTGTGTTAtggtttgtttcttttatcgaTCGAGTCTGAGTAATCGATaagctttagttgtttcttttatttctttggattagagtgaagctcaaacCCTTAGAAATTCATTTGTAACCTTTTAGACATAGCTTTGAGCCAACTCTAAGATCgttttagggttgtttgttagagaaacttagggtttgatttattttttgtgctaattcttgttggtgttttgttgtgctttgtcaATGAATCTTTGGCTCAAGGCAAGGAACTAGCAAAGGATTAACGTTTGGGGAAGTGAAATCATCTAAGTTGTGATCAGTGGGATTGTTTATGCATAGTTCTACTAGGAGAATACctatagttatattttattgtttgaacTAAGTTTTATTGGCTTCTATACTTAAATTGAGGTTTTGATTGacttaaaatgagtttatttattgatgCTTCATACTTGAAAAAAATGTTATTCAAGGAAAAGCATTTTATTATGATACTTGCTTTGTAAGTTGTGAATTGTTTGGCTTTGAAAAAACTTTGGTTATGCTTCGCATTTATCATTTTCGTGGGGAAATGgcatatattttgattattgattattgtCCTGGTTATGAACTCCTCGTTGTgagatgcatgtttgtattacttggttggtgacATCCTACTGTAGTAGGAAGTTTCCACGGCCAACCTGTTGAGGAGGCGTGGAAGACTGGCAAACTTATTTAGTCCAGTTtaagtgggagtgtagagccctgactggatattcatctggaagccggggtcaccacacggtggACCGATGGGTTAATGTCAAGGACATGAGTACCTTGATAGCTCTGAACCTAGAagcggccacggcgaaggtttagaaaGGTTTTTAGACCATGTTGCATTTCTTTTATAGTGTCACATTAAATTTGTGGTATTAGTTGTGAGTATTgtgttttatgggttttgagACTAGTATTATatagtttattatatatatatatatatatggaactgTTCTTCTCTGTTTGCATTATTATAAAAGCTTGGTTTGATGTTTAACTTGTTTTATAGTATAAACCCTGTGTTTGGAATTTCGTGGATTTGTTGTAttaaaaccctagttggggtaaaaggctttcttgacactatcttttgttatattgtatCGATGATTACTgttatgtatatttatgttcTAAACTGTTTGTATTATTAGTACAACATTATTTTGGGGAGTTAAATGGTGTATATATTTTAGTGTATTCTTCTAGTATTGTGCTAATtcactcactgagtgacttaTGTTACTCACCCCTCTTTCCTTTTCCCAGGCTTTTGCAGGCAGTAGTGTGGTAGTAAAGAGGTGTACTAGGTATCCACTGTCTGTTTTCATTCAGTACcaagttcatgtatgttatccttgagcATGTATATGTTGTATTAGAGCATGGATCCATTAGTGTGTTTGAAACTCTAAAGGCACGGTTCTTATGTTTatctaatttattgaaaactttGTTGTACTTGTGATCAATACAGTTCTTGAACTCTACTATTAGGTCATGTTGGCAATGCTTCCCTTGTATACCTTTgaactttttgttttgcatacTCTGTTAGGGTTGTTGATTTTAGGTATTTTGTCAGCCTTATAgcgac
This portion of the Dioscorea cayenensis subsp. rotundata cultivar TDr96_F1 unplaced genomic scaffold, TDr96_F1_v2_PseudoChromosome.rev07_lg8_w22 25.fasta BLBR01001477.1, whole genome shotgun sequence genome encodes:
- the LOC120256515 gene encoding subtilisin-like protease SBT3 — protein: MASQFASKLVHAWLLSTLIALAMATERSTYIVHMDREMMPKAFTHHQQWYTASLQSLNVTTSVNHEASSETPTNPFYVYENVMNGFSAVLSENEVEALKKIPGVLGVHKDREVKIDTTHTYEFLNLNVASGLWPASNYGEDVIIGVIDTGVWPESESYNDRGMSEIPKRWKGICQAGDEFNISMCNSKLIGVRYFNKGVIAARPGVKISMNSARDTFGHGTHTSSTAAGSYASADYFGYAPGIARGVAHRARLAMYKVIWDEGRYSSDVIAGMDQAVADGVNIISISMGFDDVPLYEDPVAIASFAAMEKGILVSASAGNEGPDLSTLHNGIPWVMTVAAGTIDRQLAGTLILGNGQTIIGATQYPENAFLVDMTLVYNETILECNSPSLLSATAGGQVVICKDNGTARLQEREILQSTVAGAIFITNRTISFSFQSPLIAITPEEGVTLLNYAVNNPSTATITMKFKQTFLGNVRAPRVASFSSRGPSRNVPNVLKPDIMAPGVDVIAAWPSNSPAAFIGNAPLVSDFSILSGTSMSCPHASGVAALLKGARPGWSPAAIRSAMMTTASALDNTMDYIQDMGNNLYPASPLAMGAGQVDPNKALDPGLIYDATPQDYVSLLCASNFTLNKIRLITAGSSKPYDCSKPSTDLNYPSFITNFNSSSTTYYQTFVRTVTNVGDGGATYKVNVLRPVWLSVVVEPDVLVFKDKYEKLSYKVYMKASLPIKISRPYGFGHLVWVDVSGKYKVRSPFVVLV